The following proteins are co-located in the Sphingomonas panacis genome:
- the gcvA gene encoding transcriptional regulator GcvA, with protein sequence MAYQFAMRRIPPLAAVRVFEAAARHENFTAAAAELGMTQAAVSYQIKLIEERLGVPLFRREKKRVLLTEAGRRLSPQVTGAFDTLDTAFAAVRADDGALLTISTSNTFANAWLAWRLGSFQVSHPDTAVRVLTGDAMADFVTDDVDVAIRAGLGGWPELAEHKLIDVDFTPMCSPGFLKRYGPFTPKDLLRLPIISRHDIWWPYWLREAGVDVPEGKPPPGVRLDSQAHEGHAAIAGQGMAMLTPFFWRNDLADGKLVRPFEQVSTRGHAYWLVYPAARRNVPKVKRFREWLLDELARGVPLPV encoded by the coding sequence GTGGCTTATCAATTTGCGATGCGCCGCATTCCGCCCCTAGCCGCCGTCCGGGTGTTCGAAGCGGCGGCGCGGCATGAGAATTTCACGGCAGCCGCCGCCGAGCTCGGCATGACGCAGGCGGCTGTCAGTTATCAGATCAAATTGATCGAGGAGCGGCTCGGCGTGCCGCTGTTCCGGCGCGAAAAGAAGCGCGTGCTGCTCACCGAAGCAGGACGGCGGCTCTCGCCGCAGGTGACGGGGGCGTTCGACACGCTCGACACCGCGTTTGCCGCCGTGCGGGCCGACGATGGCGCGCTGCTGACGATCTCTACCTCGAACACGTTCGCGAATGCGTGGCTGGCGTGGCGGCTTGGCAGCTTCCAGGTCAGCCATCCCGACACGGCGGTGCGCGTGCTGACCGGCGATGCGATGGCCGATTTCGTGACCGATGATGTCGATGTCGCGATCCGCGCCGGGCTGGGCGGCTGGCCCGAGCTTGCCGAGCACAAATTGATCGACGTGGATTTCACGCCGATGTGCAGCCCCGGATTCCTCAAACGTTATGGCCCGTTCACGCCGAAGGATCTGCTCAGGCTGCCGATCATCAGCCGGCATGATATCTGGTGGCCCTATTGGCTGCGCGAGGCCGGTGTGGACGTGCCCGAGGGCAAGCCGCCGCCGGGTGTGCGGCTCGATTCGCAGGCGCATGAGGGGCACGCCGCGATCGCCGGGCAAGGCATGGCGATGCTGACGCCGTTCTTCTGGCGCAACGATCTCGCCGACGGCAAGCTGGTGCGGCCGTTCGAACAGGTCTCGACCCGCGGCCATGCCTATTGGCTGGTGTATCCGGCGGCGCGGCGAAATGTGCCCAAGGTCAAGCGCTTCCGCGAGTGGCTGCTCGACGAACTGGCGCGCGGTGTGCCGCTTCCGGTGTGA
- the parC gene encoding DNA topoisomerase IV subunit A codes for MATTDLPPDNPPIGILDAPFDSALSDRYLVYALSTITARSLPDVRDGLKPVHRRLLWAMRLLRLDPAQGYKKSARVVGDVIGKYHPHGDQSVYDAMVRLAQPYMMRYPLVDGQGNFGNIDGDNAAAYRYTEARLTQVAIDLMDGLDEDAVDYRPTYNGEDHEPELFPGAFPNLLANGAAGIAVGMATSIPPHNVAELYEAAILLVDQPEADDAAVGALVRGPDFPTGGLVVDSAAAIAETYRTGRGGFRVRARWHVEDLGRGTWNAIVTEIPYGVQKGKLIEQIATIINDKKLPILADIRDESDSEIRVVIEPRSRSVDPQLLMESLFRLSDLESRFSLNLNVLDKTRTPRVMSLRETLLAWVEHQFVILRRKSEHRLAKIADRLELLDGYLIAYLNLDRVIEIIRTEDEPKPVMIAEFGLTDRQAEAILDMRLRRLRKLEEMEIRKERDGLESERNGLEALLGSEARQRTRLKRDFGKLRDRYGPEATLGKRRTSIEEAAPARDIPLEAMIEREPVTILLSQRGWIRAIKGHLDAAGIAAAKFKEGDAALFSLTAQTTDKILLAADNGRFFTLGADRLPGGRGFGEPVRLMIDLDGAVEIVGLFRASMAEKLLVAASDGRGFIVPVAETLAETRKGKTVVTPRAGAKLKVVRPVDPTADQVAVIGENRRLLVFALAELPEMARGQGVQFQRYNDGGLSDAITFVLAQGLSWTMGGESGRTRTEADLTFWRSARGAAGRMPPNGFPRDNRF; via the coding sequence ATGGCCACCACCGACCTGCCGCCCGACAACCCGCCCATCGGCATTCTCGACGCCCCGTTCGATAGCGCACTTTCGGATCGGTATCTGGTCTATGCGCTTTCGACGATCACCGCGCGCTCGCTGCCCGACGTTCGTGATGGGCTGAAACCCGTACATCGCCGGCTGCTGTGGGCGATGCGGCTGCTTCGGCTCGATCCCGCGCAGGGGTATAAGAAGAGTGCGCGCGTCGTCGGCGACGTGATCGGCAAATACCATCCGCACGGCGACCAGTCGGTCTATGACGCGATGGTGCGGCTCGCGCAGCCGTACATGATGCGCTATCCGCTCGTCGACGGGCAGGGCAATTTCGGCAATATCGATGGCGATAACGCCGCCGCCTATCGCTACACCGAAGCGCGGCTGACCCAGGTCGCGATCGACCTGATGGACGGGCTCGACGAGGATGCGGTCGATTACCGGCCGACCTACAACGGCGAGGATCACGAACCCGAGCTGTTCCCGGGCGCTTTCCCCAATCTGCTCGCCAACGGCGCCGCCGGCATCGCGGTCGGCATGGCGACGAGCATTCCGCCGCACAATGTCGCCGAACTGTACGAAGCGGCGATCCTGCTGGTCGATCAGCCCGAGGCCGACGATGCGGCGGTGGGGGCGCTGGTGCGCGGGCCGGACTTCCCGACCGGCGGCCTCGTCGTCGATTCCGCCGCCGCGATCGCCGAGACCTATCGCACCGGGCGCGGCGGCTTCCGCGTGCGGGCGCGCTGGCATGTCGAGGATCTCGGGCGCGGTACGTGGAACGCGATCGTCACCGAAATCCCGTATGGTGTGCAGAAGGGCAAGTTGATCGAGCAGATCGCGACGATCATCAACGACAAGAAACTGCCGATCCTCGCCGATATCCGCGATGAATCGGACAGCGAGATCCGTGTCGTGATCGAGCCGCGCAGCCGCAGCGTCGATCCGCAGTTGCTGATGGAGAGTCTGTTCCGCCTCTCCGACCTCGAATCGCGCTTCAGCCTCAACCTCAACGTGCTCGACAAGACTCGCACGCCGCGGGTGATGAGCCTGCGCGAGACGTTGCTGGCGTGGGTCGAGCATCAGTTCGTTATCCTGCGCCGTAAGAGCGAGCACCGGCTCGCCAAGATCGCCGACCGGCTCGAACTGCTCGACGGCTATCTGATCGCCTATCTCAACCTCGATCGCGTGATCGAGATCATCCGCACCGAGGATGAGCCGAAGCCGGTGATGATCGCCGAGTTCGGGCTGACCGACCGGCAGGCCGAGGCGATCCTCGACATGCGGCTGCGGCGGCTGCGCAAGCTCGAGGAGATGGAGATCCGCAAGGAGCGCGACGGTCTGGAGAGCGAACGCAACGGACTGGAGGCGCTGCTTGGCAGCGAGGCGCGGCAGCGCACGCGGTTGAAGCGCGACTTCGGCAAGCTGCGCGACCGCTATGGCCCCGAGGCCACGCTCGGCAAGCGCCGCACCTCGATCGAGGAAGCCGCGCCCGCGCGCGATATTCCGCTGGAAGCGATGATCGAGCGCGAGCCGGTTACCATCCTGCTGTCGCAGCGCGGCTGGATTCGCGCGATCAAGGGGCATCTTGATGCGGCCGGGATCGCCGCGGCGAAGTTCAAGGAGGGCGATGCCGCGCTGTTCAGCCTGACCGCGCAGACCACCGACAAGATCCTGCTCGCCGCCGACAATGGCCGCTTCTTCACGCTCGGCGCCGACAGATTGCCCGGCGGGCGCGGCTTCGGCGAGCCGGTGCGGCTGATGATCGACCTCGACGGCGCGGTCGAAATCGTCGGACTGTTCCGCGCGAGCATGGCGGAGAAACTGCTGGTCGCGGCGAGCGACGGGCGCGGCTTCATCGTGCCGGTTGCGGAGACGCTGGCCGAAACGCGCAAGGGCAAGACCGTGGTCACGCCGCGCGCGGGCGCGAAGCTGAAAGTGGTGCGTCCGGTCGACCCGACCGCCGACCAGGTCGCGGTGATCGGCGAGAACCGCCGTCTGCTCGTGTTCGCGCTGGCCGAGTTGCCCGAGATGGCGCGCGGGCAGGGGGTGCAGTTCCAGCGCTACAATGATGGCGGCCTTTCCGACGCGATCACCTTCGTGCTGGCGCAAGGGCTGAGCTGGACGATGGGTGGCGAGAGCGGGCGCACGCGCACCGAAGCGGACCTTACCTTCTGGAGATCGGCACGGGGTGCTGCCGGGCGGATGCCGCCGAATGGGTTTCCGCGCGATAATCGTTTCTAA